A segment of the Planifilum fimeticola genome:
ATAAACCAATAAAAAAAAACTAAACATAAGCGGCGGATTGGAAACGAGCACGGTATGTTTACAAAAAAAACTGCTTGGCTAACCAGCAGACACACATACCATATTATTTTTTATAAAACAGCCATAATGCGCAAAACAATAGTATGATTCCCGTCATTCTTCTCATGTCAAAAGGAATTTGCTGCCCGCCAAGCAAGCCGAAGTGATCGATGATGGAACTCATCACCAACTGTCCGGCGACAACGGCCATAATAGAAGTAGCGACCCCGACTTTTGGAACGATAAGCACCATGACAAACACGTAAAACGCCCCGAGCACCCCGCCAAGCAGCTGCCACTTCGGCACCGACCGCGGCAATATCCAAAAGAAAAGAATAAACAATCCAAAAAGGAGGCCTGGTATGCCGTTAGCGTTCCAGCTGCCTGATTTTCTTTGCAGCTTCTGACCGATCACCACACCTGCCAAATAACCGGCTGTGACAAGCAGCGGAATTTGAACGATCATCACTCCGATCATTGACGACTCTTAGCGATCTAAAATAGGCGGCAGCACAAGCAGAATCATCAAAACAGCACTGCCAATCAGATATAGTTTCGGGTTCATTGTCGATCACTCCGAACGTTTCAAAATCAACGCATTGGCGGCAATCAAACGGTTAATTTCGGCACCGACCACTTTTGGAGCATTATAATCAAAAATTTTGACCAGCCGTCCTTGCTTATCGATGAGGTAAAAAGCGGCATTATGTTCGTATCCCCCCGCTCCATTTGGGATGACAATGACTCCCATTGTTTTTAGCAGGATGTTCAGTTCTTTTGGATTTGGCACTCGGGCGACGCGCCAACGAGTGCCGTCCGCCTGGTAATGTTCGGCGTGCTCGTACAAGACGTGAGGCGTATCATGTTCTGGATCGAAGCTGATGCTTAAAAAGACGATGTTTTTGCCTAAATATTCATCACGAATCGTTTCATATACACGGCGAAAATTCATTTCCACAATCGGACAGACGTCTCCGCATCTCGTATAGATATACGTCGCCAAAACTAATTTGCCGCGATAATCATGCAAATAAAAGGACTGGCCTTTTTGATCTTCAAGCCGAACAGAAGGAATCGCTTTCGGTTCTTTTAACACTTCTAAGCGGCGGGCGGCTT
Coding sequences within it:
- a CDS encoding DMT family transporter, whose protein sequence is MIGVMIVQIPLLVTAGYLAGVVIGQKLQRKSGSWNANGIPGLLFGLFILFFWILPRSVPKWQLLGGVLGAFYVFVMVLIVPKVGVATSIMAVVAGQLVMSSIIDHFGLLGGQQIPFDMRRMTGIILLFCALWLFYKK
- a CDS encoding SCO family protein; amino-acid sequence: MRNIMATILALGLGISLLWWGTDGFQAFTSEAARRLEVLKEPKAIPSVRLEDQKGQSFYLHDYRGKLVLATYIYTRCGDVCPIVEMNFRRVYETIRDEYLGKNIVFLSISFDPEHDTPHVLYEHAEHYQADGTRWRVARVPNPKELNILLKTMGVIVIPNGAGGYEHNAAFYLIDKQGRLVKIFDYNAPKVVGAEINRLIAANALILKRSE